The stretch of DNA CGAAAGTGCCTTCCAGGCCCGCGAGTACGCCCGCGCCGAGACGATCCTCCGCGACCTCCTGCGCCGCTACCCCGATCACCCGCGGTCGGACGCTGCGCGCTACGTCATCGCGTGGACGTTCTACCAGCGCGGTCAGACCGCCAACGCGGCCGACGCCTTCGAGCGGTTCCTGTCCGCCTACACGCGCTCCGGAGAGCTGGTGCCCTACTACGCCGACGCCCTCCTCCGCCTCGGTGACCTCTACACCGTCCTCGGCCGGTACGAGGACGCGCGGCTCGTCTTCGGGCGCGTCGCCGCGGCGACGCCGGACCGCCAGGGCGGCGACTACGCCCTCTTCCAGACCGCCCAGGTGCTCGGCCGCGAGGGCCGGACCGACGACGCGCTGCGGACCTACGACCGCCTCCTCGTTGAGTACCCGGAGTCGGAGCGCTACGCGCAGGCGCTGCTGGCGCAGGGCGCGCTCTACTCCGCCCGCGGGCAGGACAGCCTCGCGGTCGCCGCCTACGAGCGCATCCTCCGTGAGCGTCCCCAGCGCGGCGCCGCCGCCCTGCTCGGCGTCGGCGATGTGCTGATGAACCAGGAGCGCTACCCGCTCGCCGAGGCGGCCTACCGACGCGTCTTCGAGCGCTACCCGTCCAGCCCGCTCACCGTGGACGCCTTCAGTGGCCTCGCCGACGCGCTCGATGCACAGGGCCGCGGCGGGGAGATCGACCAGGCCTACGCCGAGGTGGACCGGGCGCTTCGAGGCGGCGACGAGCGCGGGCGCCTTCGCTTCGCCCGCGCCCGGTTGGCGCTCACGTCGGGCCAGGACTCGCTCGCGATCTCGCTCCTGGAGCAGGTCCTCTCGGCGGCTCCGTCGGCGGACCTCGAACAGGATGCCCTGCTCGCGATCGGGGGCGCGTACGCGGCCACCGGCCGTCCCGCCGACGCCGCGCTCGCCCTCCGACGCCTCCTGACGCGCTACCCCGACGGCCCCCTCGCCGACGAAGGTTCGCTCCGTCTCGCCGAGGCCCTCCTGGCCGGCGGCGATGCCGAGGGCGCACGCGTCGCGGCCTCGGCCCTCCGCCAGCGCGGCGCGGCCGACCCCGAGCAAGTCGCCGACGCCTACGCCCTCGAGGCGCTCGCCCTTCAGGACCTCGGCCGGGCCGACGACGCCACGCGCCTCCTTCGCGAGCTGGTGAGCCGCTACCCGACCACGGCGGCGGCTCGGGCCGCGCTCAGCGACCGCCCCGATCTCGCGCAGCCCCTCCCGGCCCCCGACTCCGAGGGCGACAATGCCCCGTAACGCCATGCGACCCACCCTCCTGCTGGCGGCGCTCCTGGCGCCCGCCCTCGCCCAGGCCCAGCCTGAGCCCGACCGCTCGCAGCTTCCGAGCCTGACGCCTGCCGTCTTCGAGAGCCGCGGTACGCTGGCCGTGACGCTGCCCCTCGTCGAGCGCCAGCCGCTGTCCGGCTTCGGACCGCTGCCGCGGCGGTACGTCGTTCCCGCCGAGCGTGAGCCGGTCACGCAGCCGTTCGCGCCGAACCTGGACGCCCTCCCCGCCCTCGCGCTCGCCCCCCCTGCCGAGCCGCCCGCGACCACCCTGACCGTCCGGCGACTCCGGGCCGAGGGGGGAGCCGGGGCCTACGTGTCTCGCTACGGCCGGGTCGACCTCGCCGCCGCAGGCGCCGGAGGCGAGTTCTTCGTCGACGCCGCCTACGACGGCATCGGGGAGACCGACGGCCGCGTGGCGTTCGACCGCTTCGATGCGCGCGCGGGCGGACAGTCGTTCGGGGCCGGACGCCCTCGCCTCGAAGGCCACGTGCTCCGCGATGTCTACACGACACGCGGCTTCGGAACGGGCTCGCAGCGGATCCGGCAGGCTGTCGGGGGTGAGCTCGGTTTCGAGGGCCTCGGCGCGGTCCCGTTCGAGGCCACGGTCGGCTTCTCCCAGGGCCAGCTGACCCGCGTCGACGACTCGGAGAACACCAAGGAAGGCCGTGTGGACGCGTCGGCCCGAGTCGGCGTGCTGGGCGAACGCATCGTGGCCGACGTGGCGGGCGGCATCGCAGGGGCCGGGTCGTTCGGCTCGGACATCCAGTACGGCGCCGCCGGGCTGGCCCTCTCGCTGAACGGCCCCGGTGGCTCCCAACTCACGCTCGGCGCGCGCGTGCTCGGCTACGACGCCTCGGCCGCCTCGGGCGGCGGGTCGGCACAGAGCATCGGCCCCATCGTCGATGCTCGCTTCCCGCTGGGCCCGACCACCGTCGTGTTCGTGCAGAACGACCCGCACCTCGCGGTCCGCTCGCTGACCGACCTCGCGGGCGACAACCCGTATGTCCTGTCCGACCCGATCCTCGCGCCCGACGTGCTGCCGTTCGATGCGCGCGCGGGGCTGGAGCTGCGCCCGGCGAGCGCCCGCGTCCGCGTGTTCGCGCACGCCTTCTCCGCGCCCACGTTCATGGCCTTCGAGCCCGCCGCGGGTGGCTTCGACGCGCTCTACCTCGACGCCAACGCCGTCGGCCTCGGGGCGGACCTCGCCGTGGTTGGCCCCGGTGGCGTGTCGGCGTCGGCCGGCGTGGAGATCCGGTCCGGGCGTGCCGAGGGCGGGGAGATCCCGTTCTTCGCGCCGCTGATCGGCCACGCGGGCGTGCAGGCGCCGTTCCTCGACGGCCGCGGACGCGTGGGGCTGGCGGCCAGTGCCGAGAGCGCCCGGCCGACCGATCGGTCCGCGATCGGCGACGCCCCCGCGTTCGGCCGCCTGTCGCTGGACGCGCGCTACGCCGTCACCGGGCCTCTGGCGGTCGTCCTCCGGGGCGAGCGCCTCGTGGGCGAGGCCGAGCGCTGGCCCGGCTTCCCCGAGCCGCCGTTCACGGTGATGCTCGGCCTCCGCCTCGCCCGATGACCCTCGGACTACCTTCCGTCGCCCACCCCCGCCACGCCGTGAATCCGCTCGACGCCGTCGCCGCCGCCATTCGAGAGCGCCTCCTGGCCGGGCAGCCCGCCCCGCTGCTGGGCCTCGGGACGCTCGTCCGCCAGCATGTCGCGGCTCGCGTCGAGGAACGCGCCGACGGTACACGGGTGATGCTCCCGCCCGGCGAGACGATCGGCCTCGCCCCGGGCTCGCCGAACGAGGCCTCACTCGCGCTCCCGTTCGCCCGCTTCCGCGCCCTCTCGCCGGACGCTGCGGAGGCGGCCTACGAGGAGGCGATGGACCAGATCGAAGCGCTCCTCTCCGCGACCGGCGAGGTACGCCTGCCGGGCGTCGGCCTGCTTCGGCGGACCAGCAGCGGCGTCGTGCTTGGCGTCGAGGCCGAGCTCCTCGCGGCCGTCAACCGCACGTACGAGGGCCTCACGCCCATCCGCACCCAACCCACCCCGGAGCCGCCGCTCCCCTCCTCGACGACGGAGCCATCCTCGACGACGGAGCCGCCCGTCGACGCTGCTCCTCCGTCCACTCGCCGCGGCGCCCCGCCCATCGAGGTGATTCCGCCGTCGGAGGCCGATCCCGACACGCCCCCGGTCGTCGGGTCGATGGGCGATGGCGCCGCATCGGCGCTCCCTCCCGACGCTCCGGCCGAGGCGGACGGCGCCCTGGTCGCGGATGCCGTCTCGACCGACGACATCATGGACGAAGAGGAGGCGTTCCTCGCGGACTTGGATGCTCTCGACCCCGAGCCGGAGGCGTCCGACGTGCACGAGGCGGAGGCCTCGGACCCCGGCCCCGTCCCGGTGCCCTTCGGCGGATCCGACGCCCCGGCCCTTGCCGACCTGCTCCCGCAGACCCCCGAGGAGCCGGATGAGGCTGCGACCGGGGAGGCGCTCTCGATCGACGCACCGCTCGCCGACCCAGCGCCCCAGGCCGACGAGCCTGGGGACGCCCAGCCGCCCGCAGAAGCCGCGCCAGCGTCGCCCGTGGACCTGCCCGAGGCGGACGAGCCCGCCGAGGCGCCGCCGCTGGTCTCCCCGGACGACGAGTGGGCGCGCGAGACCTGGACCGCCCCGGCGCTCGGCGCGTCCCCCTCGTTCGATACCGACCTGACGCCCGACGCCGACGTGATGGACGCCGTCATCGAGGACGCCGACTTCGACATCGTCCCGCCTTCTTCGGACACGTTCGAGCCGACGGTGCCGGCAGGATTCCAGGAGCCCGAAGATCTCGACGACTCGGAGCACGCCGCACCGCCGATCCTGACGGTGCCGCCCGCGCCCACCGTCGTCCCGCCCGTGATGACGGCCGCGCAGACCATGCCTGCGTTCGCCTCGGATGTCCCGCCGACCGGCACGGTGCCTGAGACCGCCCCGCCGGACGAACCCGACGCCCGACCCCGCCGCTGGTGGCCCTGGGTGCTGCTCCTGCTGCTGATCGCACTCGCCGTCGCTGCGATCTGGTTCTGGCCCGAGATCCGCTCCCGCACCCGCCTGCTCACCAACCCGGACCAGACCATCACCGTCGACGCCGGACCGGTCGGGCCCCGGCTCATCGAGGAGGACGCCCAGCTCCGCGAGCCCGACGGCTTCGTCGTGGCCGACGGTGCCCTGGCCGAGGGCACGGGCGGGGACAGCGACGGGCAGGAGGGCTCGTTCGGCAGCGCGCCCGCAGCCTTAGGCGACGACCTCGCCGCCACGTCTCCCCCACGCACGCCCCGCGCGACGCCCGCGACCCGCCCCGCGACGGCCCGCTCCTGGGCCGACGACGGCGACACGCCTGCCCCCCCCACCGGCCTCGGGCAGTCGCCTGCCCCGGGCGTCGCCCTTCTGCCACCCCGCGTCAGCGGTCTGAACGCCGCCGACGTCCGTGCGCTGGCGGCCCGGGACGAGATCATCGACCCCGCCGCCGACGCCTGGACGTTCGTGGTGCTCTCGACCTCGTCGCGCGAGGAGGCCGAGGCGCTCCGCGACCGCTACCGCCGCGCGGGCTACCGAAGCTCCGTGCTCACCGCCCGAGGCGGGCAGTTCCGCGTCTGCGTCGGCCAGTTCCCCACGCGCGACGACGCCATCCGCCTCCGCGACCGTCTCCCACCTCAGGCCCCGGCCGACACCTGGGCGCTCTACCTGGAGACCCTCTAGCTCACTCCGTCGCCCCGCTCTGAGCGACGCCTCTCCCAGACGGCCCCTCCCCTCTCCGACGCCCTCCGCCGTCCCCCCCGGCTGCCCATGCTCGCCCTTCAAACCGCCCCTCTCGATACCGCGACCGTCGCGGCCGACACCGTCGCGACCGCCGTCGCCGAGCCGACGTTCACCGAGTCGCTCCGCGGCGGCCTCGAACTGCTCTTCCTCGGGGGCTGGTCGATGGTCCCCATCGTCCTCCTGTCGATCCTGATGGTGGCCGTCGTCTGGGAGCGGATCCGCGCGCTGCGCCGCGCCACCGGCGACCCGGACACCCTCACCCGCAACGTGGCCGACTACGTCGGCAACGGCGATGTGACGGGGGCGATGGCCTACTGCCGCGAGCGCAACTCGCCCGCCTCCCGCATCCTGATGCGCGGCCTGGAGCGCCTCGGGCGGCCCATCGGCGAGATCAAGGAGGCCGTCCAGGAAGCCGGGCGCCGCGAGACGTTCGACCTGGAGAAGCGGATGGACCTGCTCGCCTCCATCGCCGCCATCGCGCCCATGCTGGGCTTCCTCGGCACCGTGACCGGCATGATCGGGGCGTTCCGCCAGATCCAGCGCTACGAGGGGCTCGTCAACCCGTCCCTTCTGGCGGGTGGCATCTGGGAGGCGCTGGTCACGACCGCCGCCGGGCTGGCGGTCGGCTTGCTGGCGCTGTTCGCCTACAACCTGCTCGTCGGGCGGATCGCGCGGCTGGTCAACGGCCTCGAGCGCGTCTCGTCCGACTTCATCGACTTCCTCCAGACGCCGCGACGGTGAGTGATGAGGCGTGAGGCGTGGGGAGTTGGCTCTCCACGTCTCGCGCTCGGCCGGGCCTGGGCCTCGCGCCCGGCCCCCTTCCCTCTTCACCCAGCCCCTTCCTCCGCATGGCCTCGTTCAACTTCTCGACCGGCCGCAAGGCGCTGACGGCGTTCAGCCTCGCGTCGCTGACGGACATCGTCCTGCTGCTGCTCATCTTCTTCCTGCTCACGTCCTCGTTCGTGACGCAGAACGGCCTCCGGGTGACGCTCCCGGACGTGGCCGCGGCGGCGCCCTTGGAGCAGCTCTACGTCGCCATCACCATCGACGAGGACGGGCTGTTCTTTGTCGAGGACCGCGAGGTGGCGCGCGACAGCCTGACGATGGCCATCGAGGCCGTCCGCGAGGGCAAGACGTCGCTCGCGGTCTACGCCGACAAGGAGGCGACCATCGACGGGCTCGCGGCGGTGGCCTCGGCTGCGTCGGCGCTCGACATGCGGGTTTCCATCGCGACCGAGGCGGCCACCCCCAGCGAGTAACCCGGCCTCTCCCATGCCCCTCCTCGGCACGGGGCGGGCCCCCTCCCGTGGACCGACTGCCCCGACGACGCCTCCGAGG from Rubrivirga sp. SAORIC476 encodes:
- a CDS encoding SPOR domain-containing protein; its protein translation is MTLGLPSVAHPRHAVNPLDAVAAAIRERLLAGQPAPLLGLGTLVRQHVAARVEERADGTRVMLPPGETIGLAPGSPNEASLALPFARFRALSPDAAEAAYEEAMDQIEALLSATGEVRLPGVGLLRRTSSGVVLGVEAELLAAVNRTYEGLTPIRTQPTPEPPLPSSTTEPSSTTEPPVDAAPPSTRRGAPPIEVIPPSEADPDTPPVVGSMGDGAASALPPDAPAEADGALVADAVSTDDIMDEEEAFLADLDALDPEPEASDVHEAEASDPGPVPVPFGGSDAPALADLLPQTPEEPDEAATGEALSIDAPLADPAPQADEPGDAQPPAEAAPASPVDLPEADEPAEAPPLVSPDDEWARETWTAPALGASPSFDTDLTPDADVMDAVIEDADFDIVPPSSDTFEPTVPAGFQEPEDLDDSEHAAPPILTVPPAPTVVPPVMTAAQTMPAFASDVPPTGTVPETAPPDEPDARPRRWWPWVLLLLLIALAVAAIWFWPEIRSRTRLLTNPDQTITVDAGPVGPRLIEEDAQLREPDGFVVADGALAEGTGGDSDGQEGSFGSAPAALGDDLAATSPPRTPRATPATRPATARSWADDGDTPAPPTGLGQSPAPGVALLPPRVSGLNAADVRALAARDEIIDPAADAWTFVVLSTSSREEAEALRDRYRRAGYRSSVLTARGGQFRVCVGQFPTRDDAIRLRDRLPPQAPADTWALYLETL
- a CDS encoding MotA/TolQ/ExbB proton channel family protein, giving the protein MLALQTAPLDTATVAADTVATAVAEPTFTESLRGGLELLFLGGWSMVPIVLLSILMVAVVWERIRALRRATGDPDTLTRNVADYVGNGDVTGAMAYCRERNSPASRILMRGLERLGRPIGEIKEAVQEAGRRETFDLEKRMDLLASIAAIAPMLGFLGTVTGMIGAFRQIQRYEGLVNPSLLAGGIWEALVTTAAGLAVGLLALFAYNLLVGRIARLVNGLERVSSDFIDFLQTPRR
- a CDS encoding biopolymer transporter ExbD, which produces MASFNFSTGRKALTAFSLASLTDIVLLLLIFFLLTSSFVTQNGLRVTLPDVAAAAPLEQLYVAITIDEDGLFFVEDREVARDSLTMAIEAVREGKTSLAVYADKEATIDGLAAVASAASALDMRVSIATEAATPSE